The following coding sequences lie in one Rutidosis leptorrhynchoides isolate AG116_Rl617_1_P2 chromosome 6, CSIRO_AGI_Rlap_v1, whole genome shotgun sequence genomic window:
- the LOC139853466 gene encoding uncharacterized protein: MGRQRSNSLAAGGGSGSSGISSIALLQERFRQLQKMKDKRQEFELLKLFPAGSETANQYSGYEPNPSVSSLEHREITTRPCFQDSVTLGLNLYTKQAEAQKPAKQPLFVDFWSVDSTSVSTIRAHDHKTEVDTSLHL, translated from the coding sequence ATGGGAAGGCAACGCAGTAACTCACTAGCGGCAGGTGGCGGTAGCGGTAGCAGTGGTATCTCATCTATAGCTCTTCTGCAAGAAAGATTCAGGCAGCTGCAGAAAATGAAGGACAAAAGACAAGAGTTTGagcttttaaagttgttccctgcaGGGTCTGAAACTGCGAATCAATATAGCGGTTATGAGCCTAATCCATCGGTGAGTTCATTGGAACATCGTGAGATAACGACAAGACCATGTTTTCAAGATTCTGTAACTCTTGGACTGAATTTATACACCAAACAAGCAGAAGCACAAAAACCTGCAAAACAGCCACTATTTGTGGATTTCTGGTCAGTAGATTCGACGTCAGTGAGCACAATTCGTGCTCATGATCACAAAACTGAGGTTGATACCTCCCTTCATCTGTAG
- the LOC139855534 gene encoding F-box protein At3g07870-like, with the protein MDPDLAGLHHTAVENNDPILLFHCDYPIGNQLCFVDLSSNDDHDHDHYHDDNENKIVRKITTPFCNSMPEFSVVGSCNGLLCLSDSLYGEPVYVFNPFTREYLELPKTKQFNEQVVVFGFGFHPVTKEYKLVKIVYYRNSNGRKRVIRNNRNYTKSEVQVITISKEMSKNCWRSIGKMNCQIDIQSTDQAPLVNGRIHWLSRPGRISGRAIISFDLKEEKFDVVVKPTQTVSIRSNYHLAVVRGCLAAVTSCGYGKLEIWVMKEYGIKESWIKELVIHGVNPAKTLSHEYRYGIWKRALSGPLVRVLCVLKNGEILLEYRGGKLVKYDPIWKEFKDVVFTKMPKLFQTIVHVGTLNWVHTTL; encoded by the coding sequence ATGGACCCGGACCTTGCCGGGTTGCACCACACCGCAGTCGAAAACAACGATCCAATTCTTTTGTTCCACTGCGATTACCCTATTGGAAACCAACTATGTTTCGTTGACTTATCATCTAATgatgatcatgatcatgatcattATCATGATGATAATGAAAACAAGATAGTGAGAAAGATAACCACCCCATTTTGTAACTCCATGCCAGAATTTAGTGTTGTGGGATCATGTAATGGTTTGTTATGTTTATCCGATTCGCTTTACGGGGAGCCCGTTTACGTGTTTAACCCGTTTACTAGGGAGTATTTGGAGCTACCAAAAACTAAGCAGTTTAATGAACAGGTAGTGGTATTCGGGTTTGGGTTTCATCCGGTTACAAAAGAGTATAAGTTGGTAAAGATTGTGTATTACAGAAACTCGAATGGAAGAAAAAGGGTTATACGAAACAATCGAAATTACACGAAATCTGAAGTTCAAGTGATAACGATTTCGAAAGAAATGAGTAAAAATTGTTGGAGATCAATTGGGAAAATGAATTGCCAAATTGACATACAATCAACAGATCAAGCACCATTAGTGAATGGGAGAATTCATTGGTTGAGTAGGCCCGGTAGGATTTCGGGTCGAGCGATCATCTCGTTCGACCTAAAGGAGGAGAAGTTTGACGTGGTGGTAAAACCAACCCAAACGGTTTCTATTCGTAGCAACTATCATTTGGCGGTGGTTCGAGGTTGTTTGGCAGCTGTGACGTCATGTGGGTATGGAAAGTTGGAAATTTGGGTGATGAAGGAATATGGGATAAAGGAATCTTGGATTAAGGAACTCGTGATTCATGGTGTGAATCCTGCGAAAACGTTAAGTCACGAGTATCGTTACGGGATATGGAAACGGGCGTTAAGTGGGCCGCTGGTTCGGGTTTTGTGTGTTTTGAAGAATGGTGAGATATTGTTGGAATACAGAGGTGGGAAGTTGGTTAAGTATGATCCTATATGGAAGGAGTTTAAAGATGTTGTGTTTACTAAAATGCCTAAATTGTTTCAGACAATTGTTCATGTTGGTACTCTCAATTGGGTCCATACCACATTGTAA